One Pseudomonas syringae CC1557 genomic window, GATGCGCCCCATGCGACCGAACACTGCGGACGCTGCACAGCCTGCCTGGATATCTGCCCGACTGCTGCGTTTGTCGGGCCTTATGTGCTGGATGCGCGGCGCTGTATTTCCTACCTGACCATTGAGCTGAAGACGGCGATTCCCGAAGAGCTGCGGCCGTTGATTGGTAACCGGGTGTTCGGCTGTGATGACTGCCAGATCGTCTGCCCCTGGAACCGCTTCGCCCGCCCCACCGGGCAGAGTGATTTTCAGCCGCGCCACAATCTGGATAACGCCGGACTGGCCGAGCTGTTTTTATGGGACGAAGAGAAATTCCTCGGCAACACCGAAGGCTCGCCCCTGCGCCGCGCCGGGTACGAACGCTGGCTGCGCAACCTGGCCGTCGGCCTCGGCAACGCACCGTCCACCATTCCGGTTTTAGAAGCCCTGCGGGCACGCCGCGACTACCCGTCGGAACTGGTCAGGGAACATGTGGAATGGGCGTTGCGGCGGCATGGCGTGGCGCCGCTTTAATATAGGTAGCGCGGCGCAGAGTTGTGACGCGGAGCTTCACGAAAGGCATTCCCACGCTGGAGCGTGAGGAACGATAATCCAACTATCGTGCGACGCTCCGCGTCGGCATGCACTTCTGGACGCTCTGCGTCCGATCTTGTGTGCGGCGTGGCGGAGCTTCACGAAGGGCATTCCCGCGCTGGAGCGTGAGGAACGATAATTCTCCAACTATCGTGCCTGCGCTCCGCGTCCGCTTCAAGGCTCGTCTTTATAGACGAACTTGGGCATTTCCCAGTGGAAACGGATGGCCAGCAAGCGCAGCAGCAAGCCGCCGAACAGGGTGATCAGTACAGCCTGTTCGTTTGGCAGTTGCAGGTACTGGCACAGCAGAAAGCACCATGCGGCCAGAAACGAAACGCTGGCGTACAGCTCGCGGCGGAAGATCAGCGGGATGTCATTGCAGAAAATGTCGCGCAGGATGCCACCGAACACTCCGGTAATAACGCCGCACACCGACGCGATCACCAGTCCATGCCCCGCTTCCAGGGCGGTCATGCAGCCGATCAGTGTGAAGGCCACCAGCCCCAGCGCATCGAGCACCAGAAACAGCGAGCGCAGATGGCGCATCAGCGGCGCTATGAAGATCGTCACCAAGGCAGCCACGCTGGTCAGCACCAGGTATTCCGGGTGTTTAACCCAGGTCAGCGGGTAGTGACCAATCAGCACATCTCGCACCGAACCGCCACCCAGCGCAGTCACGCAGGCGATCAGCACCACACCGAACCAGTCCATCCCGCGACGCCCGGCCGACAGTGCGCCGGTCATGGCCTCAGCGGTGATAGCGATCAGATAAAGCATCAGCAACATGGCGGCGACTCTGCGACAAAGGCGCGCAGTCTAACCAGCCGACCTGCGCACTGAAAGAGTGCAGCAGAGATTATTCACCGCACGCCAACCCCTGTTATCAATCGGTCACGACTTGATGAAGTGCTCGCGATAAAAGCGCAGCTCGGCGATTGACTCACGGATGTCGTCCAGCGCCAGATGCGTGCTGCCTTTCTTGAACTTGAGCTCGGGAGACCAGCGAGCAGCCAGTTCCTTGAGCGTCGAGACGTCCAGGTTGCGATAGTGGAAGTAGTTTTCCAGCGTTGGCATGTGGCGGTACAGAAAGCGACGATCCTGGCAGATGCTGTTGCCACAGATCGGCGAACTGCGCTCGGGCACCCACAGCTTGATGAACTCAAGGGTCTGCGCCTCGGCTTCAGCCATGCTGATGGTGCTTTCCCGTACGCGCTGGGTCAGGCCCGAGCCGCCGTGCTGGCGAGTGTTCCACTCGTCCATTTTTGCCAGTGTCTCGTCGCTCTGATGCACAGCGATGACCGGCCCTTCCGCCAGCGTGTTCAACTCACTGTCCGTGATAATCGTGGCCATTTCGATGATGACATCGGTATCAGGGTCCAGACCGGTCATTTCCAGATCGATCCAGATCAGGTTCTGCTTGTTCTGCATGTGTCGACTCCTCAGCGTAGGCGCGCAGTTTAGCTCACCCTGCCGTGATAGACTCCTGCCGATCAAACGCATAGCTTAATTCATCGGTTACATCACATCGGAACACCCATGGCCAAACGCCAACTCAATCGACGTCAGAACTGGCGCATCGAAAAAATTCAGGGCGAGCGCGCTGCCCGCGCGGCAAAACGCGAGTCCGTGACACTCGAAACACTTGAAGGCGGCGACCTCGGCCCCGAGCAGACCGGCCTGGTGATTGCTCACTTCGGCGTACAGGTCGAAGTCGAGGCCCAGGAAGGCGAGGAAATCGGCAAGGTATTTCGCTGCCACCTGCGCGCCAATCTGCCCGCACTGGTTACCGGCGACCGCGTTGTATGGCGTGCCGGCAATCAGGGCATCGGAGTGATCGTCGCGCAACTGCCGCGTACCACCGAACTGCGCCGCCCCGACTCCCGTGGCCAGCTCAAGCCTGTGGCCGCCAACGTCGATCTGATCGTGATCGTCTTTGCGCCGATGCCCGAGCCTCACGCCAATCTTATCGACCGTTACCTGGTCGCTGCCGAGCACGCCGGGATTCATCCGCTGCTGCTGCTTAACAAGGCCGACCTGATCGACGAGCAGAACGCCCCTGCGCTGAATGCGCTGCTGGCGGTCTATCGCACCCTGGGTTATCCGGTACTGGAAGTGTCCGCGCACCACGGCGATGGCATGCAGAAGCTGCAAAGCCAGCTTGATGGCCACATCAGCGTGTTCGTCGGTCAGTCCGGCGTCGGCAAGTCCTCGCTGGTCAACAGCCTGCTGCCGGAAACCGATACCCGCGTCGGCCCGCTGTCCGAAGTGTCCGGTCAGGGTACGCACACCACGACCACCGCTCGTCTGTTTCACTTCCCGGGCGGCGGCGATCTGATCGACTCACCGGGTATTCGTGAATTCGGCCTGGGCCACGTCAGCCGTGCCGATGTAGAGGCCGGCTTCATCGAGTTCAACGACTTGATCGGCACCTGCCGCTTTCGCGATTGCAAGCATGACCGCGAGCCGGGCTGCGCCTTGCTCAAGGGGCTGGAAGACGGTCGCGTGCAACAACAGCGCATGAACAGCTACCGCTCGATCATTGCCAGCCTGCCGCAAGAAAGTTACTGAACACCGCAGGCGGAAAGCCGCACACAAAAACGCCGCGATGATCGCGGCGTTTTTGTGTCTGTTGCGGTTCAGTTCTGAGCGGGTTCGACACGCAGCTTACCGTCGTCGAAGATGTTCAGCTTCTGCCGGATCTCGTGCGGCTGTG contains:
- a CDS encoding trimeric intracellular cation channel family protein, whose protein sequence is MLLMLYLIAITAEAMTGALSAGRRGMDWFGVVLIACVTALGGGSVRDVLIGHYPLTWVKHPEYLVLTSVAALVTIFIAPLMRHLRSLFLVLDALGLVAFTLIGCMTALEAGHGLVIASVCGVITGVFGGILRDIFCNDIPLIFRRELYASVSFLAAWCFLLCQYLQLPNEQAVLITLFGGLLLRLLAIRFHWEMPKFVYKDEP
- the rsgA gene encoding small ribosomal subunit biogenesis GTPase RsgA, whose translation is MAKRQLNRRQNWRIEKIQGERAARAAKRESVTLETLEGGDLGPEQTGLVIAHFGVQVEVEAQEGEEIGKVFRCHLRANLPALVTGDRVVWRAGNQGIGVIVAQLPRTTELRRPDSRGQLKPVAANVDLIVIVFAPMPEPHANLIDRYLVAAEHAGIHPLLLLNKADLIDEQNAPALNALLAVYRTLGYPVLEVSAHHGDGMQKLQSQLDGHISVFVGQSGVGKSSLVNSLLPETDTRVGPLSEVSGQGTHTTTTARLFHFPGGGDLIDSPGIREFGLGHVSRADVEAGFIEFNDLIGTCRFRDCKHDREPGCALLKGLEDGRVQQQRMNSYRSIIASLPQESY
- the orn gene encoding oligoribonuclease, which codes for MQNKQNLIWIDLEMTGLDPDTDVIIEMATIITDSELNTLAEGPVIAVHQSDETLAKMDEWNTRQHGGSGLTQRVRESTISMAEAEAQTLEFIKLWVPERSSPICGNSICQDRRFLYRHMPTLENYFHYRNLDVSTLKELAARWSPELKFKKGSTHLALDDIRESIAELRFYREHFIKS